From Cronobacter turicensis z3032, the proteins below share one genomic window:
- the thiE gene encoding Thiamine-phosphate pyrophosphorylase — protein sequence MMKPLFAPVPRRLGLYPVVDSVGWITRLLEAGVRTLQLRIKDKSEAEVEADVAAAIALGQRYHARLFINDYWRLAIKHQAYGVHLGQEDLETADPDAVRRAGLRLGVSTHDDMEIDVALAVRPSYIALGHVFPTQTKQMPSAPQGLAQLAAHVERLGDYPTVAIGGISLERAPAVLETGVGSIAVVSAITHAPDWRAATQRLLELAGAGDE from the coding sequence ATGATGAAGCCCTTGTTCGCGCCCGTACCGCGCCGCCTCGGGCTTTATCCGGTTGTGGACAGCGTCGGGTGGATAACGCGCTTGCTGGAGGCTGGCGTGCGCACGCTGCAGCTGCGCATTAAAGATAAAAGCGAGGCTGAGGTGGAAGCCGATGTCGCCGCCGCCATTGCGCTGGGGCAGCGCTACCACGCCCGGCTGTTTATCAACGACTACTGGCGTCTTGCGATAAAACATCAGGCGTATGGCGTTCATCTCGGGCAGGAAGATCTGGAAACAGCCGACCCCGACGCCGTCCGCCGCGCTGGCCTGCGGCTTGGCGTCTCCACGCATGACGATATGGAAATCGATGTGGCGCTGGCGGTGCGCCCTTCTTATATCGCGCTCGGCCATGTTTTTCCCACGCAGACTAAACAGATGCCCTCCGCCCCGCAGGGGCTTGCGCAACTGGCCGCGCATGTCGAAAGGCTCGGTGACTATCCGACGGTCGCTATCGGCGGCATCAGTCTTGAGCGCGCGCCCGCGGTGCTGGAAACCGGCGTCGGCAGTATCGCAGTGGTAAGCGCCATCACGCACGCGCCTGACTGGCGCGCCGCCACGCAACGGTTACTTGAACTGGCGGGGGCGGGCGATGAATGA
- the thiC gene encoding Thiamine biosynthesis protein thiC — MSVSNKPGRREQRAAAQHFIDTLEGTAFPNSHRIYLTGSREDIRVPMREIRLSPTLAGGSKENPRYEPNEPVPVYDTSGPYGDPAVRIDVREGLAKLRSAWIEARNDTETLNARSSAYTRERLADDGLDELRFRGLLTPKRAKAGKRVTQLHYARQGIVTPEMEFIAMRENMGRERIRTAVLRQQHPGHGFGARLPDNITPEFVRDEVAAGRAIIPANINHPESEPMIIGRNFLVKVNANIGNSAVTSSIEEEVEKLVWATRWGADTVMDLSTGRYIHETREWILRNSPVPIGTVPIYQALEKANGIAEDLSWEMFRDTLLEQAEQGVDYFTIHAGVLLRYVPMTAGRLTGIVSRGGSIMAKWCLSHHQENFLYDHFREICEICAAYDVSLSLGDGLRPGSIQDANDEAQFAELHTLGELTKIAWEYDVQVMIEGPGHVPMQMIRRNMTEELEHCHEAPFYTLGPLTTDIAPGYDHFTSGIGAAMIGWFGCAMLCYVTPKEHLGLPNKEDVKQGLITYKIAAHAADLAKGHPGAQIRDNAMSKARFEFRWEDQFNLALDPFTARAYHDETLPQESGKVAHFCSMCGPKFCSMKITQEVRDYAAKQAIDAGMTEMSHRFQARGGDIYLRQEEVE; from the coding sequence ATGTCTGTATCAAACAAACCTGGCCGCCGCGAACAGCGCGCCGCCGCACAACACTTTATCGACACGCTGGAAGGCACCGCTTTCCCCAATTCTCACCGCATTTATCTTACGGGCTCACGCGAGGATATCCGCGTGCCGATGCGCGAAATCCGCCTGAGTCCGACGCTTGCTGGCGGCAGCAAAGAGAATCCACGCTATGAACCTAACGAGCCGGTGCCGGTTTATGACACCTCGGGCCCTTACGGCGATCCGGCGGTGCGTATCGACGTCCGCGAAGGGCTGGCCAAACTGCGCAGCGCCTGGATAGAGGCACGTAACGACACGGAAACCCTGAATGCGCGCAGCTCAGCCTATACCCGCGAGCGCCTGGCCGATGACGGGCTGGACGAGCTGCGCTTTCGCGGGCTGCTGACGCCAAAGCGCGCAAAGGCGGGCAAGCGCGTTACTCAGTTGCACTACGCGCGCCAGGGCATCGTGACGCCCGAGATGGAATTTATCGCTATGCGCGAAAACATGGGCCGCGAACGCATTCGCACGGCGGTGCTGCGCCAGCAGCATCCGGGCCACGGCTTTGGCGCGCGCCTGCCGGACAACATCACGCCGGAGTTCGTGCGTGACGAAGTCGCCGCCGGGCGCGCCATCATTCCTGCCAATATCAATCACCCGGAATCGGAGCCGATGATTATCGGCCGTAACTTCCTAGTGAAGGTGAACGCCAATATCGGCAACTCGGCGGTGACGTCGTCCATCGAAGAGGAAGTCGAAAAACTGGTCTGGGCCACCCGCTGGGGCGCGGACACGGTGATGGATCTCTCCACCGGGCGCTATATCCACGAAACCCGCGAATGGATCCTGCGCAACAGCCCGGTGCCGATCGGTACGGTGCCGATCTACCAGGCGCTGGAGAAGGCCAACGGGATCGCCGAAGATCTGAGCTGGGAGATGTTTCGCGATACGCTGCTTGAGCAGGCTGAACAGGGCGTCGATTACTTCACCATTCACGCGGGCGTGCTGCTGCGCTATGTGCCGATGACCGCAGGCCGTCTGACGGGCATCGTCTCGCGCGGCGGCTCGATCATGGCCAAATGGTGCCTGTCGCATCATCAGGAGAACTTCCTCTACGACCATTTCCGCGAGATCTGCGAGATCTGCGCCGCCTATGACGTCTCGCTATCGCTTGGCGATGGTCTGCGCCCTGGCTCCATTCAGGACGCCAACGACGAGGCGCAATTCGCCGAACTTCACACGCTCGGCGAGCTGACGAAAATCGCGTGGGAATATGACGTTCAGGTCATGATAGAAGGCCCCGGCCATGTGCCGATGCAGATGATCCGCCGCAACATGACCGAAGAGCTGGAGCACTGTCACGAAGCGCCCTTCTACACGCTCGGGCCGCTCACGACCGATATCGCGCCCGGCTACGATCACTTCACCTCCGGTATCGGCGCGGCGATGATTGGCTGGTTCGGCTGCGCGATGCTCTGCTACGTGACGCCAAAAGAGCATCTCGGCCTGCCGAATAAAGAGGACGTGAAACAGGGGCTCATCACCTACAAGATTGCCGCCCACGCCGCCGATCTCGCTAAAGGACATCCGGGCGCGCAGATCCGCGATAACGCCATGTCCAAAGCGCGCTTTGAATTCCGCTGGGAAGATCAGTTCAATCTGGCGCTCGACCCGTTCACCGCCCGCGCGTACCACGATGAAACGCTGCCGCAGGAGTCCGGTAAAGTCGCGCACTTCTGCTCCATGTGCGGCCCGAAATTCTGCTCGATGAAAATCACCCAGGAGGTGCGCGACTACGCCGCGAAGCAGGCTATCGACGCGGGCATGACGGAAATGTCCCACCGCTTTCAGGCGCGCGGCGGCGATATTTATCTGCGCCAGGAGGAGGTGGAATGA
- the rsd gene encoding Regulator of sigma D, producing the protein MLYLMESIMLNQLKSLTERVGGSNELVDRWLGARNHLLVTYYKMVGIKPGKEPMTALDEQALDEFCHCLVDYLSAGHFNIYERVISEMEGTSPLVAATQIYPQLESNTQQIMDFYDTHLESAIDHDNCLEFQEALSGIGEALAARFALEDKLIMLAYDNNLGQSANDEAGLARPA; encoded by the coding sequence ATCTTATATCTCATGGAGTCGATCATGCTAAACCAGCTAAAAAGTCTGACGGAACGCGTTGGCGGGAGTAATGAATTAGTTGATCGTTGGCTTGGCGCCCGCAACCATCTGTTAGTCACTTATTACAAGATGGTCGGCATCAAACCCGGCAAGGAGCCGATGACTGCGCTTGATGAACAGGCGCTGGACGAATTTTGCCACTGCCTGGTGGATTACCTCTCCGCCGGACATTTCAATATTTATGAACGCGTCATCAGCGAAATGGAAGGCACCAGCCCGCTGGTCGCCGCCACGCAAATCTATCCTCAGCTGGAATCCAACACCCAGCAAATCATGGATTTCTACGACACGCATCTGGAAAGCGCCATCGACCACGATAACTGCCTGGAGTTTCAGGAAGCGCTTTCCGGCATCGGCGAGGCGCTCGCCGCCCGCTTCGCGCTGGAAGATAAACTCATCATGCTGGCTTATGACAACAACCTTGGTCAAAGCGCCAATGATGAAGCAGGTCTCGCCCGACCCGCTTGA
- the nudC gene encoding NADH pyrophosphatase, with protein MERTLENLDHGWWIVSHEQKLWLPKAELPYGQAADFGLTGEKALQIGIWEDAPVWLVLQKREDEMASVRQLIDQDAGLFQLAGRGVQLAEFYRSHKYCGYCGHEMHPSKTEWAMLCGHCRERYYPQIAPCIIVAIRRDDKILLAQHTRHRNGVYTVLAGFVEVGETLEQAVAREVMEESNIRVKNLRYVTSQPWPFPQSLMTAFTADYDSGDIRIDTKELIDAGWYRYDQLPLLPAPGTVARRLIEDTVARCRADDE; from the coding sequence ATGGAACGTACATTAGAAAATTTAGACCATGGCTGGTGGATAGTCAGCCATGAACAGAAATTATGGCTGCCAAAAGCAGAATTACCTTACGGCCAGGCTGCGGATTTTGGTCTTACGGGCGAAAAGGCGCTGCAAATCGGCATCTGGGAAGACGCGCCGGTCTGGCTGGTGCTGCAAAAGCGCGAGGATGAGATGGCCTCGGTGCGACAGCTTATCGACCAGGACGCCGGGCTGTTTCAGCTGGCAGGACGGGGCGTGCAGCTCGCCGAGTTTTACCGCTCGCATAAATATTGCGGCTACTGCGGTCATGAGATGCACCCGAGCAAAACCGAATGGGCGATGCTCTGCGGGCACTGTCGCGAGCGTTACTACCCGCAAATCGCGCCGTGCATCATCGTGGCTATCCGGCGTGACGATAAAATCCTGCTGGCGCAGCATACCCGGCACCGCAATGGCGTTTACACCGTCCTGGCCGGGTTTGTGGAAGTGGGCGAAACGCTGGAACAGGCGGTAGCGCGCGAGGTGATGGAAGAGAGCAACATTCGCGTGAAGAATCTGCGCTACGTGACGTCTCAGCCCTGGCCGTTCCCGCAATCGTTAATGACCGCGTTTACGGCGGACTACGACAGCGGCGACATCCGGATAGACACCAAAGAGCTTATCGATGCGGGCTGGTATCGCTACGACCAGCTGCCGCTGCTGCCAGCGCCAGGCACCGTGGCGCGCCGCCTGATAGAAGATACGGTGGCGCGCTGCCGGGCAGACGATGAATGA
- the hemE gene encoding Uroporphyrinogen decarboxylase, whose product MTELKNDRYLRALQRQPVDVTPVWMMRQAGRYLPEYKATRAQAGDFMSLCKNAELACEVTLQPLRRYPLDAAILFSDILTIPDAMGLGLYFEAGEGPRFTSPITGKADVEKLPVPDPEQELGYVMNAVRTIRRELKGEVPLIGFSGSPWTLATYMVEGGSSKAFTVIKKMMYAEPQTLHLLLDKLAKSVTLYLNAQIRAGAQSVMIFDTWGGVLTGRDYQQFSLYYMHKIVDGLLRENEGRRVPVTLFTKGGGQWLEAIAETGCDALGLDWTTDIADARRRVGHKVALQGNMDPSMLYASPARIEEEVASILAGFGHGEGHVFNLGHGIHQDVPPEHAGAFVEAVHRLSAPYHL is encoded by the coding sequence ATGACCGAACTGAAAAACGATCGTTACCTGCGCGCCCTGCAACGTCAGCCCGTGGATGTCACCCCGGTGTGGATGATGAGACAGGCGGGGCGTTATCTGCCGGAATATAAGGCCACCCGCGCGCAGGCGGGCGATTTTATGTCGCTTTGCAAAAACGCCGAGCTGGCGTGCGAAGTGACGCTACAGCCGCTGCGTCGCTATCCGCTCGATGCGGCGATCCTCTTTTCGGACATTCTGACGATTCCGGATGCGATGGGGCTGGGGCTCTATTTTGAAGCGGGCGAAGGCCCACGCTTTACGTCGCCGATTACGGGCAAAGCGGACGTAGAAAAACTGCCGGTGCCGGATCCGGAACAGGAGCTCGGCTATGTCATGAACGCGGTGCGCACGATCCGCCGCGAGCTGAAAGGCGAAGTGCCGCTGATCGGCTTCTCCGGCAGCCCGTGGACGCTCGCCACTTACATGGTGGAAGGCGGCAGCAGCAAAGCGTTTACCGTTATTAAGAAAATGATGTATGCCGAGCCGCAGACGCTGCATTTGCTGCTCGATAAGCTCGCGAAAAGCGTCACGCTCTATCTGAACGCGCAGATCCGCGCGGGCGCCCAGTCGGTGATGATTTTCGATACCTGGGGCGGCGTGCTGACCGGACGCGACTACCAGCAATTCTCGCTTTACTACATGCATAAAATCGTCGACGGGCTGCTGCGCGAAAACGAAGGCCGACGCGTGCCGGTGACGCTGTTTACTAAAGGCGGCGGCCAGTGGCTGGAAGCGATAGCGGAGACCGGCTGTGACGCGCTCGGACTCGACTGGACGACCGATATCGCCGATGCGCGCCGTCGCGTGGGACACAAGGTCGCGCTGCAGGGCAATATGGATCCCTCGATGCTTTACGCATCGCCTGCCCGTATCGAAGAGGAAGTGGCGTCTATACTTGCTGGTTTCGGCCACGGTGAAGGCCATGTGTTCAACCTGGGGCATGGCATTCATCAGGATGTGCCTCCGGAACACGCGGGGGCCTTCGTCGAGGCGGTTCACCGCTTATCGGCGCCTTATCACCTGTAA
- the nfi gene encoding Endonuclease V, which produces MDLATLRAQQIELASNVVREDRLNVSPPTIIGGADVGFEQGGEVTRAAMVLLKYPSLELVEYQVARIPTTMPYIPGFLSFREYPALLAAWEMLSRKPDLLFVDGHGISHPRRLGVASHFGMLVDVPTIGVAKKRLCGKFEPLSDEPGAVSPLMDKGEQLAWVWRSKARCNPLFVSTGHRVSIDTALGWVQRCTKGYRLPEPTRWADAVASGRPAFLRWQEIQG; this is translated from the coding sequence ATGGATCTCGCGACGCTTCGCGCACAACAAATCGAACTGGCATCAAATGTGGTCCGCGAGGACCGGTTAAATGTCTCTCCGCCGACGATTATCGGTGGGGCGGATGTCGGGTTTGAACAGGGCGGCGAAGTGACGCGGGCGGCGATGGTGCTGCTGAAGTATCCGTCTCTGGAGCTGGTGGAGTACCAGGTGGCGCGCATTCCAACCACCATGCCGTACATCCCCGGCTTTCTGTCGTTTCGCGAATACCCGGCGCTGCTTGCCGCCTGGGAGATGCTCTCCAGAAAGCCGGATTTGCTGTTTGTCGACGGGCACGGTATTTCGCATCCGCGCCGCCTCGGCGTGGCGAGCCATTTCGGGATGCTGGTGGATGTGCCGACGATTGGCGTCGCCAAGAAACGGCTGTGCGGCAAGTTTGAACCACTCTCCGACGAACCCGGCGCGGTTTCGCCGCTGATGGATAAAGGCGAGCAACTGGCGTGGGTGTGGCGCAGCAAAGCGCGCTGCAATCCGCTCTTTGTCTCGACAGGACATCGCGTCAGCATTGATACCGCGCTCGGCTGGGTACAGCGCTGCACGAAAGGCTACCGGCTACCGGAACCGACGCGCTGGGCGGATGCCGTCGCGTCCGGGCGTCCCGCCTTTCTACGATGGCAGGAAATTCAGGGGTGA
- the yjaG gene encoding Uncharacterized protein yjaG, translated as MLQNPIHLRLEKLEAWQHVTFMASLCERMYPNYAMFCEQTGFGDAQLYRRILDLIWETLTVKDAKVNFDSQLEKLEEAIPAAEDYDLYGVYPAIDACVALSELVHSRLSGETLEHAIEVSETSITTVAMLEMTQAGREMTDDELKANPAVEQEWDIQWEIFRLLAACEERDIELIKGLRADLREDGTSNIGINLQQ; from the coding sequence ATGTTACAAAACCCTATTCACCTGCGGCTGGAAAAGCTGGAAGCCTGGCAGCATGTGACCTTCATGGCCTCGCTGTGCGAGCGGATGTACCCCAACTACGCCATGTTCTGCGAGCAGACCGGTTTCGGCGATGCGCAGCTGTATCGCCGTATTCTCGATCTCATCTGGGAAACGCTGACGGTCAAAGACGCCAAAGTGAATTTCGACAGCCAGCTCGAAAAGCTCGAAGAAGCGATCCCAGCGGCGGAAGATTATGACCTTTACGGCGTCTACCCGGCTATCGATGCCTGCGTCGCGCTGAGCGAGCTGGTGCATTCGCGCCTGAGCGGCGAGACGCTGGAGCACGCGATTGAAGTCAGCGAGACCTCCATCACGACCGTCGCCATGCTGGAGATGACCCAGGCGGGCCGTGAAATGACGGACGATGAGCTGAAAGCGAACCCGGCTGTAGAGCAGGAATGGGATATTCAGTGGGAAATTTTCCGTTTACTGGCCGCCTGCGAAGAACGCGATATTGAACTGATAAAAGGCCTGCGCGCAGACCTGCGCGAAGATGGAACCAGTAATATCGGTATAAATTTGCAGCAATGA
- the hupA gene encoding DNA-binding protein HU-alpha codes for MNKTQLIDVIADKADLSKAQAKAALESTLAAITESLKEGDAVQLVGFGTFKVNHRAERTGRNPQTGKEIKIAAANVPAFVSGKALKDAVK; via the coding sequence ATGAACAAGACTCAACTGATTGATGTAATTGCAGACAAGGCTGACCTGTCTAAAGCGCAAGCGAAAGCTGCTCTGGAATCCACTCTGGCTGCGATTACTGAGTCTCTGAAAGAAGGCGATGCTGTACAGCTGGTTGGTTTCGGTACCTTCAAAGTGAACCACCGCGCTGAGCGTACTGGCCGCAACCCGCAGACCGGTAAAGAAATCAAAATCGCTGCAGCTAACGTGCCGGCTTTCGTTTCTGGCAAAGCACTGAAAGACGCTGTTAAGTAA
- the yjaH gene encoding Uncharacterized protein yjaH has protein sequence MKGFNEGAKSPLLFGWRMLALTGALFLSACRSTPDIPPFTASGYLADDGVLRLWRKDNNDGSVHLLAAFSPWSGDKTSTSDYRWQKDALTSVDYRLEGKQPEQVKVRFDDRGGLSFMQRDVNGQKQQLSSDQIALWQYRATQMRNTSDALRVGRVVLRQGRWNTDGTMTTCEGQIVQPEFDRRAQERLSERQRHAKARVSAAWLEAPEGTQLLLVANEDFCAWQPKPDSF, from the coding sequence GTGAAAGGTTTTAACGAAGGGGCGAAATCGCCCCTTTTGTTTGGCTGGCGTATGCTGGCGCTGACGGGTGCGCTGTTCCTTTCCGCCTGTCGTTCCACCCCGGACATTCCCCCCTTTACCGCCAGCGGCTATCTGGCCGATGACGGCGTTTTGCGTCTGTGGCGCAAAGACAATAACGATGGCTCCGTACACCTGCTGGCGGCGTTCAGCCCCTGGTCTGGCGATAAGACCTCGACCAGCGATTATCGCTGGCAGAAGGACGCGCTCACGTCCGTGGATTATCGGCTTGAGGGTAAGCAGCCCGAGCAAGTAAAAGTGCGGTTCGACGATCGCGGTGGGCTGAGCTTTATGCAGCGCGACGTTAACGGACAGAAACAGCAGCTTTCCAGCGATCAAATCGCGCTGTGGCAATATCGCGCCACGCAGATGCGCAATACCAGCGACGCGCTACGCGTCGGACGCGTGGTGCTGCGACAGGGGCGCTGGAACACGGATGGCACCATGACGACCTGTGAAGGACAGATTGTGCAGCCTGAGTTCGACAGAAGGGCGCAGGAGCGTCTCTCAGAGCGCCAGCGTCATGCGAAGGCGCGCGTCAGCGCCGCCTGGCTGGAGGCGCCGGAGGGTACCCAGCTGTTGCTGGTGGCGAATGAAGATTTTTGCGCCTGGCAGCCGAAGCCTGACAGTTTCTGA
- the purD gene encoding Phosphoribosylamine--glycine ligase has product MSAINHGATMKVLVIGNGGREHALAWKAVQSPHVETVFVAPGNAGTALEPALQNVAINPTDIPALLSFARAENIDLTIVGPEAPLVIGVVDAFRAAGLRIFGPTKGAAQLEGSKAFTKDFLARHRIPTAEYQNFTETEPALAYIREKGAPIVIKADGLAAGKGVIVAMTLAEAEAAVLDMLAGNAFGDAGHRIVVEEFLDGEEASFIVMVDGEHVEPMATSQDHKRVGDGDTGLNTGGMGAYSPAPVVTDDVFQRTMERIIWPTVRGMAAEGNTYTGFLYAGLMIDKQGNPKVIEFNCRFGDPETQPIMMRLQSDLVELCLAACDGKLDTVKSQWDPRPSLGVVMAAGGYPGDYRTGDVIHGLPIEEIANGDGKVFHAGTTLRDDDRVVTSGGRVLCVTALGDSVAQAQARAYRLAEDIHWDDCFCRKDIGYRAIAREQAK; this is encoded by the coding sequence ATTTCCGCCATTAATCACGGAGCTACGATGAAAGTATTAGTTATTGGTAATGGCGGGCGCGAGCACGCGCTGGCCTGGAAAGCCGTCCAGTCGCCGCACGTTGAAACCGTTTTTGTGGCGCCGGGCAACGCCGGTACGGCGCTTGAGCCCGCGCTGCAAAACGTCGCGATAAACCCGACCGACATTCCGGCGCTGCTGAGCTTTGCGCGGGCTGAAAACATCGATCTGACGATTGTCGGGCCGGAAGCGCCGCTGGTTATCGGCGTGGTGGACGCGTTTCGCGCCGCCGGCCTGAGAATCTTCGGGCCGACGAAAGGCGCGGCGCAGCTCGAAGGCTCCAAAGCCTTCACGAAAGATTTCCTGGCGCGCCATCGCATCCCGACGGCGGAATACCAGAACTTTACCGAGACCGAACCGGCGCTGGCGTATATCCGTGAAAAAGGCGCGCCGATCGTTATCAAGGCCGACGGCCTGGCGGCGGGCAAAGGCGTTATCGTGGCGATGACGCTTGCCGAAGCCGAAGCGGCGGTGCTGGACATGCTGGCGGGCAATGCGTTTGGCGACGCAGGCCACCGCATCGTGGTGGAAGAGTTTCTGGATGGCGAAGAGGCCAGCTTTATCGTCATGGTGGATGGCGAGCATGTGGAGCCGATGGCCACCAGCCAGGATCATAAGCGCGTCGGCGATGGCGACACCGGCCTGAACACCGGCGGTATGGGCGCTTACTCTCCGGCCCCTGTCGTCACTGATGACGTCTTCCAGCGCACCATGGAACGTATCATATGGCCAACCGTGCGCGGCATGGCGGCGGAAGGCAACACCTACACCGGGTTTCTGTATGCGGGCCTGATGATCGATAAACAGGGCAACCCGAAAGTTATCGAATTCAACTGCCGCTTTGGCGACCCGGAAACGCAGCCGATCATGATGCGCTTGCAGTCCGATCTGGTTGAGCTTTGCCTTGCCGCCTGCGACGGCAAACTCGATACGGTGAAATCGCAATGGGATCCGCGCCCGTCACTGGGCGTGGTCATGGCCGCAGGCGGCTATCCGGGCGACTACCGCACCGGCGATGTGATCCACGGCCTGCCGATTGAAGAGATTGCAAACGGTGATGGCAAAGTCTTCCATGCCGGCACGACGCTGCGCGACGACGACCGCGTCGTGACCAGCGGCGGGCGCGTGCTGTGCGTGACCGCGCTGGGCGACAGCGTCGCGCAGGCGCAGGCGCGCGCTTACCGCTTAGCGGAAGATATTCACTGGGATGACTGCTTCTGCCGTAAAGATATCGGCTATCGCGCTATCGCGCGCGAGCAGGCGAAATAA